A single genomic interval of Gemmatimonadota bacterium harbors:
- a CDS encoding adenosine deaminase, protein MSPLHLAKTCELHVHPGGCLTAEDLIELGKDFYEDIDWTLFTDAYEEAYGIRPDPIALYRDAISNPTTGFTKFKEHYIYTEKDGGDFGRFKAKFNLISSLLRHPPKRRELLIKAFFKAHDRHRKEGITFIEYRCSGGGETRETFIDFHSTNAQILSNASQNNTTARYIVTLRRSVAQQDYEWVQELLDENPELIPTIVGIDFADIEEGYPPKDNRELFQRLHKDNQQHPERALEITYHVGESYFDKSLESAIRWCHEAAEMGARRLGHATALGLDPAVAIARRPDAHAKERVSERLDQIAYDLSHASELSAFDIKVNASALQTERQTLENRTPEEIIERPYNPQRLEEIRNRQQFVLNRLTQLGTVIETCPTSNLRIGGVPDPAHHPIHTFLKSNVNLVIGADDPGIFDSPLASEIDWALTHTNWTPEALDKRLGDPRRFQLGSLRHHHRSDS, encoded by the coding sequence ATGTCCCCACTCCACTTGGCCAAAACTTGCGAACTCCACGTCCACCCTGGCGGGTGCTTGACCGCCGAAGACCTCATAGAACTCGGCAAAGACTTTTACGAAGACATTGACTGGACGCTATTTACAGACGCCTACGAAGAAGCTTATGGTATTCGCCCGGATCCCATCGCACTCTATCGCGATGCCATTTCCAATCCAACCACAGGATTTACCAAATTTAAGGAACACTACATCTACACAGAAAAAGACGGGGGCGATTTTGGTCGGTTTAAAGCCAAATTCAACCTCATCAGCAGCCTTTTGAGACACCCGCCCAAAAGACGGGAACTTCTGATCAAGGCTTTTTTCAAAGCACATGACCGACATCGCAAAGAAGGTATCACCTTTATCGAATACCGTTGTAGCGGTGGTGGGGAAACGCGAGAGACATTCATCGACTTTCACAGCACAAATGCCCAAATCCTCTCAAACGCATCGCAAAACAACACGACCGCGCGTTACATCGTCACCCTGCGCCGCTCAGTCGCGCAACAAGACTACGAATGGGTGCAAGAACTCCTGGACGAAAACCCCGAACTCATCCCCACCATCGTTGGCATTGACTTTGCCGACATCGAAGAAGGTTATCCCCCCAAAGACAACCGCGAACTCTTCCAACGCTTACACAAAGACAACCAGCAACACCCCGAACGCGCCCTTGAAATCACCTATCATGTGGGCGAAAGCTATTTTGATAAATCGCTCGAAAGCGCGATACGCTGGTGTCACGAAGCCGCCGAAATGGGCGCCAGGCGATTGGGCCATGCCACGGCACTCGGCCTCGACCCGGCAGTCGCGATCGCGCGCCGCCCCGATGCACACGCAAAAGAACGGGTCAGCGAACGCCTCGACCAGATCGCCTACGATCTCTCGCACGCCTCTGAACTTTCGGCCTTCGATATCAAAGTGAACGCCAGCGCGCTCCAAACCGAACGACAAACTCTGGAAAATCGAACACCCGAAGAAATAATCGAGCGCCCCTATAATCCCCAACGCCTCGAAGAAATCCGCAACCGCCAGCAATTTGTTCTAAACCGCCTCACGCAACTCGGCACAGTCATCGAAACGTGCCCCACCTCCAATCTCCGCATCGGCGGTGTGCCCGATCCCGCTCATCACCCCATCCACACATTCCTCAAATCAAATGTCAACCTCGTCATCGGCGCAGACGACCCCGGCATCTTCGACAGCCCACTCGCCAGCGAAATCGACTGGGCACTCACCCACACCAACTGGACACCAGAAGCTCTGGACAAACGCCTCGGCGATCCCCGCCGGTTTCAACTGGGAAGCCTGCGCCACCACCACAGATCTGACAGTTAG
- a CDS encoding ABC transporter permease encodes MFKNHITVAIRTLLRHKVYSFVNISGLAVGIACCMLIMLFVQDELSYDRFHKNADQIYRVLWNGRYGDNEWTIPYVEVPISETLKERFPEVIHSTRLRRESQTIRRESNYVIEKNFYYAENSFFDVFTVPFIAGDPATALNAPNAVILTEQSAQRYFPNRDPMGQTLELNDGKSLQVTGVVKEFPPQSHFHFDFLAPLKTLPIIERRKSAWGSATVYTYLMLKDGASASELQTKFTTYVREHILSKMPPMPGYHTNYPIQPLTDIHLHSNLRYEITANSNIMYIYIFSLIAIFVPLLACINFVNLSTARSSTRAREVGVRKVLGSHRSQLIRQFFSESTICVAFASVLAIGMCELGLPLLNSLANKHLTMGNLIAPHVLIGLFALIIIIGLLSGMYPALYLSSFWPVTALKGYISSGKSYLRNGLVIAQFCISISLLVGTLVVRNQLHFTQNKHLGFDREHVLILREIPRTLTSPRQAMTFRDQLETLPQVATASLNTGVPGRDFDSMLFVPEQPANYEKTSLTYTLVDEKYVEALNIEILEGRNFSPIEHATDVTAFLVNQSAVKALGWQTALGKKLKRGSGIEGPIIGVVSDFHIGSLKQEIEPLVLPYLYRLPMYLAIRLHPGNVAESISAVEETWKKLAPNQPFSYTFLDQDYARLYNREQQMSHVFQIFSGLAILIACLGLFGLAAFTTQQRTKEIGIRKILGASVSGIVCLLSKDFLKLVLVANLIAWPIAYYAMNQWLQSFAYRINLSISTFILSGLIALFIALLTVSYQAIKAARANPVEALRYE; translated from the coding sequence ATGTTCAAAAATCACATCACCGTCGCCATCCGTACACTCTTGCGTCACAAAGTCTATTCTTTTGTCAACATCTCTGGACTCGCCGTTGGTATTGCGTGCTGCATGTTGATCATGCTCTTTGTACAGGACGAATTGAGCTATGACCGATTTCACAAAAATGCCGACCAAATCTATCGCGTTTTGTGGAACGGCCGATACGGCGACAACGAATGGACCATTCCCTATGTTGAAGTTCCCATATCTGAAACCCTGAAAGAGCGATTTCCAGAGGTCATCCACAGCACGCGATTGAGACGAGAAAGTCAAACCATTCGTCGAGAATCGAATTACGTCATCGAGAAAAATTTCTACTACGCGGAAAACAGCTTTTTCGATGTCTTTACCGTCCCCTTCATCGCGGGGGATCCCGCAACAGCACTCAATGCGCCCAACGCCGTCATCCTCACCGAACAAAGCGCACAGCGTTATTTTCCCAATCGCGATCCAATGGGACAAACCCTCGAACTCAACGATGGCAAATCGCTTCAAGTCACGGGCGTGGTCAAAGAATTCCCACCCCAGTCCCACTTTCACTTCGACTTTCTCGCCCCCCTCAAAACACTCCCCATTATCGAGCGCAGAAAATCAGCCTGGGGATCCGCCACTGTTTATACGTATCTCATGTTAAAAGACGGAGCATCCGCCTCGGAATTGCAAACCAAATTTACAACTTATGTTCGCGAACACATCTTGAGCAAAATGCCACCAATGCCCGGCTACCACACCAACTACCCCATCCAGCCCCTCACAGACATCCATTTACATTCTAACCTCAGATATGAAATCACGGCAAATAGCAATATCATGTATATCTATATCTTCTCACTCATCGCAATTTTTGTCCCGCTACTCGCCTGCATTAACTTCGTCAACCTCTCCACAGCGCGTTCATCAACCCGCGCCCGCGAAGTCGGCGTTCGAAAAGTCCTCGGCTCTCATCGCTCGCAACTCATTCGCCAATTCTTCTCCGAATCCACCATCTGCGTCGCATTTGCAAGTGTTCTCGCAATTGGTATGTGCGAATTGGGGCTGCCACTGCTCAACAGCCTTGCCAACAAACATCTCACAATGGGCAACCTGATCGCGCCCCATGTGCTCATTGGATTATTTGCTCTCATCATCATCATCGGCCTCTTATCCGGCATGTATCCAGCACTTTATCTCTCCTCATTCTGGCCTGTTACGGCACTTAAAGGATATATATCATCGGGCAAATCTTATCTTCGCAACGGATTGGTCATCGCACAGTTTTGCATTTCCATCAGCCTTTTGGTTGGCACACTCGTCGTTCGCAACCAGCTTCATTTCACACAAAATAAACACCTCGGATTTGACAGGGAACACGTCCTCATACTCCGGGAGATACCGCGTACCCTGACCTCCCCCAGACAAGCCATGACATTTAGAGATCAACTCGAAACACTGCCACAGGTAGCTACAGCCTCACTCAATACAGGTGTACCGGGGCGTGATTTTGATTCCATGCTCTTCGTACCCGAACAACCGGCAAATTATGAAAAAACATCTCTCACATACACATTGGTAGATGAAAAATACGTCGAAGCACTGAATATAGAAATTTTAGAAGGCCGCAACTTTTCTCCAATAGAACATGCAACAGATGTCACTGCATTTCTCGTCAACCAATCCGCCGTCAAAGCACTGGGATGGCAAACTGCACTCGGCAAAAAACTCAAAAGAGGCAGCGGAATCGAAGGCCCGATTATCGGCGTAGTATCCGATTTCCACATCGGCTCACTCAAACAGGAAATTGAGCCACTCGTATTGCCCTATCTATACCGACTTCCAATGTACCTTGCCATTCGTCTCCATCCCGGCAATGTCGCAGAATCTATATCTGCGGTTGAAGAAACCTGGAAAAAACTCGCCCCAAACCAGCCGTTTAGCTACACATTTTTAGACCAAGATTACGCCAGACTCTACAATCGCGAACAACAAATGTCCCACGTCTTCCAAATCTTCTCCGGCCTCGCCATCCTCATCGCCTGCCTCGGCCTCTTTGGTCTGGCTGCGTTTACCACTCAACAACGCACTAAGGAAATCGGCATTCGCAAAATCCTTGGCGCCTCTGTCTCAGGCATTGTGTGCCTGCTCTCCAAAGACTTTCTCAAACTCGTCCTCGTCGCCAATCTCATCGCATGGCCAATTGCATACTACGCGATGAACCAATGGCTACAGAGCTTTGCTTACCGCATCAATCTAAGCATCAGCACATTTATCCTGAGTGGTCTCATTGCCTTGTTCATCGCGCTTCTGACCGTCAGTTATCAAGCCATCAAAGCCGCGCGAGCGAATCCCGTGGAAGCCTTGCGGTATGAGTAA
- a CDS encoding phytanoyl-CoA dioxygenase family protein — MFEPSMKTFYDTHGYLVVKNLFEKEELADVIHRTDEIIADPDRAPKGISIGLEGNTVTDKSDPEARNHSVRVLAFVVRFDHTYHPIAKHPKLLALVRGLIGPRIRVFRDQMLLKPPGGQAKPAHQDQSYFRVQPINGLVTAWIALDDATDTNGCMRYVPGSHTHGIFGITHDPDRPVHHIPDTKNIYLPESVACPVPAGSVIFHHGCTLHHSETNHTNTWRKALILHYATTDSRSEREQLNNEISLEID; from the coding sequence GTGTTTGAACCCAGTATGAAAACATTTTACGATACCCACGGCTACCTCGTCGTAAAAAACCTCTTTGAAAAAGAAGAACTCGCCGACGTCATACATCGCACCGACGAGATTATAGCCGACCCGGATCGGGCACCCAAAGGCATCTCAATTGGCCTTGAAGGCAATACCGTAACAGACAAATCAGACCCAGAAGCGCGAAATCACAGTGTGCGCGTTCTCGCATTTGTCGTGCGCTTTGACCACACCTATCACCCCATTGCCAAACATCCCAAATTACTCGCACTCGTGCGCGGCTTGATCGGACCGCGCATTCGCGTTTTTCGCGACCAGATGCTGCTCAAACCACCGGGCGGTCAGGCAAAACCAGCGCACCAGGACCAGAGCTATTTTCGCGTACAACCCATCAACGGTCTCGTCACCGCCTGGATTGCCTTAGACGACGCCACAGATACCAATGGCTGTATGCGTTATGTGCCCGGCTCACATACGCACGGCATCTTCGGCATCACCCATGACCCGGACCGCCCCGTGCATCACATACCCGATACAAAAAATATCTACCTCCCCGAATCCGTCGCCTGTCCCGTGCCGGCAGGATCCGTCATTTTTCACCACGGTTGCACCCTGCACCACAGCGAAACAAATCACACAAACACATGGCGTAAAGCGCTCATCCTCCACTATGCCACAACCGATTCTCGCTCTGAACGCGAACAACTCAACAACGAAATCTCTCTTGAAATTGATTGA
- a CDS encoding metallophosphoesterase family protein — MRLIYLILLTLFTVPAYANEHYRAAVDSIPSKIPDRIVLNWSEDPTTTASITWRTDTSITQAEGQIAKANASANFTTWSWSKNARTEKWEHNGNTAHFHSVTFKGLKSNTLYAYRVGSGDIWSSWYQFRTASAEPDEFTFIYFGDAQNNLLALWARTIRTAVLDAPHADFIIHAGDLVNRANRDSEWQEWFKSGDWIHAKIPSISTPGNHEYYKNGDKRHLSVLWRPHFTLPENGPEGFAETTYYTDYQGARIISLNSNERHEEQASWLEQVLKDNPNKWTFVTFHHPVYSASEGRDNKDLRKAWKPIFDKYAVDLVLQGHDHSYARGNNIGSGATVRDTTKGTVYVVSVSGPKQYKLRKDRWMTRGAENTQLYQVITVSGDTLSYRAMTAVGELYDAFDLVKQMGKPNKLIDRAPQSPERRWENTLEKKDKDDKVY; from the coding sequence ATGCGCCTGATCTATCTCATCCTTCTGACCCTATTCACAGTCCCGGCTTATGCAAACGAGCATTACCGTGCTGCCGTAGATTCCATACCCTCAAAAATTCCCGACCGCATTGTACTCAACTGGTCGGAAGACCCCACCACCACAGCATCGATTACATGGCGCACCGATACGAGCATCACACAAGCCGAAGGACAGATCGCAAAAGCCAATGCCTCGGCCAATTTTACCACATGGTCCTGGAGCAAAAACGCGCGCACTGAAAAATGGGAACACAATGGAAATACTGCACATTTCCATTCGGTCACATTCAAGGGTCTCAAATCCAACACCCTCTATGCCTATCGCGTTGGCAGCGGCGACATCTGGAGTTCCTGGTATCAATTTCGCACGGCCTCAGCCGAACCGGATGAATTCACCTTCATCTACTTTGGCGATGCACAAAACAACCTGCTCGCTCTTTGGGCACGCACCATCCGAACCGCCGTACTCGACGCGCCCCATGCCGATTTTATCATCCACGCAGGCGACCTCGTCAATCGCGCCAACAGGGACAGTGAATGGCAAGAATGGTTTAAATCTGGCGACTGGATCCATGCAAAAATCCCCAGCATATCTACGCCGGGGAATCACGAATACTATAAAAATGGAGACAAACGCCATCTATCTGTTCTATGGCGTCCGCATTTCACCCTGCCAGAAAATGGGCCAGAGGGGTTTGCAGAAACGACCTATTACACAGACTATCAGGGTGCGCGCATCATCTCGCTCAATTCCAATGAACGCCACGAAGAACAGGCATCCTGGTTGGAACAAGTACTCAAAGATAACCCGAATAAATGGACCTTTGTCACATTCCATCATCCCGTCTATTCGGCGTCTGAAGGTCGCGACAATAAAGACCTGCGCAAAGCATGGAAACCCATCTTTGACAAATACGCCGTTGATCTGGTGCTTCAGGGTCACGACCACTCGTATGCCAGAGGAAATAACATCGGCAGCGGCGCAACCGTGCGCGACACAACCAAAGGTACAGTTTATGTCGTATCGGTCAGCGGTCCCAAACAATACAAACTCAGAAAAGACCGCTGGATGACGCGCGGTGCGGAAAACACACAGCTTTACCAGGTCATCACTGTCTCGGGTGACACCCTGAGCTACCGCGCAATGACCGCAGTGGGTGAACTCTACGATGCCTTTGATCTGGTCAAACAGATGGGCAAACCCAACAAACTCATCGATCGCGCGCCTCAATCCCCCGAACGCCGTTGGGAAAATACCCTTGAAAAGAAAGACAAAGACGACAAAGTTTATTAG
- a CDS encoding metallophosphoesterase family protein, with amino-acid sequence MRLICLIFSLLFTAPTYANEYHRAAVDRAPKKIPDRIVITWSGDPTTTASVTWRTDTSITQAEGQIAEANASANFTTWARSETARTEKWKRNRLAAHFHSVTFKGLKPNTLYAYRVGSGDIWSSWYQFRTASAEPDEFTFIYLGDAQNNLLSLWARTIRTAVLDAPHADFIIHAGDLVNNANRDSDWHEWFESGNWIHAKIPSIPTPGNNEYSNYQDVSKRRLSVLWRPQFTLPENGPEGFAETTYYTDYQGARIISLNSNERHKEQAPWLEQVLKNNPNKWTFVTFHHPVYAASGGRANKDQREAWKPIFDKYAVDMVLQGHNHTYARGHNIGNGVTVRDTTKGTVYVVSVSGPKQLTLRKDRWMTRGAENTQLYQVITISGDTLHYRAMTAVGELYDAFDLIKQMGRPNKLIDRAPQSPERRFKNTLKKKNKDDKVF; translated from the coding sequence ATGCGTCTGATCTGTCTCATCTTTTCGCTCCTGTTCACAGCCCCGACTTATGCAAACGAATATCACCGTGCAGCCGTAGATCGCGCGCCTAAAAAAATCCCCGACCGCATAGTAATCACCTGGTCGGGAGACCCCACCACCACAGCATCGGTCACATGGCGCACTGACACGAGCATCACACAGGCCGAAGGACAGATCGCAGAAGCCAATGCCTCGGCCAATTTTACCACATGGGCCAGAAGCGAAACAGCGCGCACTGAAAAATGGAAACGCAACAGACTTGCCGCCCATTTCCATTCGGTCACATTTAAGGGCCTCAAACCCAACACCCTCTATGCCTATCGCGTTGGCAGCGGCGACATCTGGAGTTCCTGGTATCAATTTCGCACGGCCTCAGCCGAACCGGATGAATTCACCTTCATCTACCTTGGCGATGCACAAAACAACCTGCTGTCCCTGTGGGCGCGCACTATCCGAACCGCTGTGCTCGACGCACCCCACGCCGATTTCATCATCCACGCAGGCGACCTCGTCAACAATGCCAACAGGGACAGCGACTGGCATGAATGGTTTGAATCTGGTAACTGGATCCATGCAAAAATCCCCAGCATTCCTACGCCGGGGAATAACGAATACTCTAACTATCAAGATGTGAGCAAACGTCGCCTATCTGTTCTATGGCGTCCACAATTCACCCTGCCAGAAAATGGTCCCGAAGGCTTTGCGGAAACCACCTATTACACGGACTATCAGGGCGCGCGCATTATCTCGCTCAATTCCAATGAACGCCACAAAGAACAGGCTCCCTGGTTGGAACAAGTACTCAAAAACAACCCCAATAAATGGACTTTTGTCACATTCCATCATCCGGTCTATGCGGCATCTGGAGGCCGCGCCAATAAAGACCAGCGCGAAGCGTGGAAACCCATCTTTGACAAATACGCCGTCGATATGGTGCTCCAGGGTCACAATCACACGTATGCCAGAGGACATAACATTGGTAACGGCGTAACCGTGCGCGACACAACCAAAGGTACAGTTTATGTCGTATCGGTCAGCGGTCCCAAACAACTCACACTCAGAAAAGACCGCTGGATGACGCGCGGTGCGGAAAACACACAGCTTTATCAGGTCATTACTATCTCGGGCGACACGCTGCACTACCGCGCAATGACCGCAGTAGGTGAACTCTATGATGCTTTTGATCTGATCAAACAAATGGGCAGACCCAACAAACTCATCGATCGCGCGCCTCAATCCCCCGAACGCCGATTTAAAAATACTCTAAAAAAGAAAAACAAAGACGACAAAGTCTTTTAA
- a CDS encoding Gfo/Idh/MocA family oxidoreductase: MADKLKVGIVGVGGIARTHVPGWQASEHAELVAGSDISEDVLKSWGEQYDVKKLYVNPEDLFADPEIDIVDVCTPNNYHAPLSIGALDAGKHVICEKPLAPSPQLVKDMIAARDRSGKLLMCAQSSRFAGSSLAMKRELDTGVLGNVYHARCWMLRRSGVPARPGFIMKKHSGGGPCIDIGVHVLDLTLWLMGNPNPVAVTGVAKAELAHQEGAFSTMGRSGGAIPKEFDVEDFAAAFVRFENGASLILETSWILHQGPTAERQIWLYGTKGGAHLPSCEIYYSDYKTQQHHKYALQDTGDIARAHALECMTFARAIAEGKPSPVPAEQSLQVMAILDGIYRSEEEGREVDIAGDAKIIGK; this comes from the coding sequence ATGGCAGATAAATTGAAGGTGGGGATTGTCGGGGTGGGAGGTATTGCGCGAACACATGTTCCGGGTTGGCAAGCTTCAGAACACGCCGAATTGGTGGCTGGAAGCGATATTAGCGAAGATGTGTTGAAGAGTTGGGGCGAGCAATATGATGTAAAAAAACTGTATGTGAATCCGGAAGATTTGTTTGCCGATCCAGAGATCGATATTGTGGATGTGTGTACACCAAATAATTATCACGCGCCTCTATCTATCGGCGCGCTGGATGCGGGTAAACACGTGATTTGCGAAAAACCACTGGCACCCAGCCCTCAATTGGTGAAAGATATGATTGCAGCGCGAGATCGATCGGGCAAGTTGTTGATGTGCGCGCAGTCGTCGCGGTTTGCAGGGTCATCTCTGGCGATGAAGCGGGAATTGGATACCGGGGTGTTGGGAAATGTGTATCACGCGCGATGCTGGATGTTGCGGCGGTCAGGGGTGCCCGCGCGACCGGGTTTTATTATGAAAAAGCACAGCGGCGGCGGGCCGTGTATTGATATTGGTGTTCACGTTTTGGATTTGACCCTGTGGTTGATGGGTAATCCCAATCCCGTAGCTGTAACAGGTGTGGCAAAGGCGGAGTTGGCGCATCAGGAGGGCGCGTTCAGTACGATGGGGCGCAGTGGTGGTGCGATTCCCAAAGAATTTGATGTGGAGGATTTTGCAGCGGCTTTTGTGCGGTTTGAAAATGGGGCTTCGCTTATTCTGGAGACGAGCTGGATATTGCATCAAGGTCCCACAGCAGAACGGCAGATATGGCTTTACGGCACGAAGGGTGGAGCGCATTTGCCGAGTTGTGAGATCTATTATTCGGATTACAAGACTCAGCAACATCACAAATACGCATTGCAAGATACGGGCGATATCGCCAGAGCGCACGCGCTGGAATGCATGACGTTTGCCAGGGCGATAGCAGAGGGTAAGCCGTCACCAGTACCTGCTGAGCAGTCGCTTCAGGTGATGGCGATTTTGGATGGGATTTATCGCAGTGAGGAGGAGGGACGTGAAGTGGATATAGCGGGAGATGCAAAAATAATTGGGAAGTAA
- a CDS encoding alanine racemase, producing the protein MTIHDLDTPALTIDLDILEKNIRETQEACDKFDIPLRVHTKTHKIPEIARMQLAAGAIGIVCQKVGEAEAMVEAGIPDILIPYNIVGPIKVKRLAALCKRATMTVAVDSEITARGLSDGATENDVTINILIECDTGGNRCGVQSPKAALELAQAVTTMPGLQFQGIMTYPSHERAKTFIDQTRDLLQSAGIALNTISGGGTGSAEVSKAIGCTETRIGSYVFEGLRRINRENNPPNPITCAERMIVTIVSTPAPDRVIIDGGQKTFTSYAPTPYGYIVEHPNARIYGMSVEHGHVDVSECNRTFTVGDRLSVIPLHQGMTTNLHDEVYAVRNGNVEHVWKVAGRGKVQ; encoded by the coding sequence ATGACCATACACGACCTCGACACACCAGCACTCACCATCGACCTCGATATCCTCGAAAAAAATATTCGGGAAACGCAAGAAGCGTGCGACAAATTCGACATTCCCCTGCGCGTACACACCAAAACGCACAAAATCCCCGAAATCGCCAGAATGCAACTCGCTGCGGGAGCCATTGGCATCGTCTGCCAAAAAGTGGGCGAAGCCGAAGCCATGGTTGAAGCGGGCATTCCCGACATCCTTATCCCCTATAATATCGTCGGACCCATCAAAGTCAAACGCCTCGCCGCACTGTGTAAACGCGCCACCATGACCGTCGCTGTCGATTCTGAAATCACCGCGCGCGGTCTATCCGACGGGGCAACAGAAAACGATGTCACCATCAACATCCTCATCGAATGCGACACCGGTGGCAATCGCTGCGGTGTACAATCGCCCAAAGCCGCGCTTGAACTCGCGCAGGCAGTTACAACCATGCCCGGCCTTCAGTTCCAGGGCATCATGACCTATCCCAGTCACGAACGCGCCAAAACCTTCATCGACCAAACGCGCGACCTGCTTCAAAGCGCGGGCATCGCGCTCAACACCATCAGCGGGGGTGGCACGGGCTCTGCCGAAGTTTCCAAAGCCATTGGCTGCACCGAAACCCGCATTGGTTCTTACGTCTTTGAAGGCCTGCGCCGCATCAACCGCGAAAACAATCCACCCAACCCCATCACCTGTGCCGAACGCATGATAGTCACCATCGTCAGCACACCTGCACCTGACCGCGTCATCATCGATGGCGGGCAAAAAACATTCACCAGTTATGCCCCCACCCCTTATGGATACATCGTCGAACACCCCAATGCCAGAATCTACGGCATGTCTGTCGAACACGGACACGTCGATGTATCAGAATGCAACCGCACCTTCACCGTAGGCGACCGCCTCTCTGTCATTCCCCTGCATCAGGGCATGACCACCAATCTCCACGACGAAGTCTATGCCGTGCGAAATGGCAATGTAGAACACGTATGGAAAGTTGCCGGGCGCGGAAAAGTACAGTAG
- a CDS encoding creatininase family protein: MRDVRWERMFPDELEAAFKACPVVYFPYGLCEPHGPQNAVGLDALKAHGIAVRTAHKHGGIVAPPDYWHIHEIGGYALWSERSVGQSKRSWLTCMPPWQHFKNICYHIRQADTLGFHAAILLTGHYGPNWQDLKTLCELIQPHVGMRLYSLPDFEANQPGFDNNNNSGGDHAGKVETSLLWAMEPDCVDISRLPPKSEPGPHFAMGQNVRESNRQIGERMVNDETEWLGNKVRELLAAYESEKPTQKLRTFDQVEHIWETVIRPELPNFLTMQTAWSDDATLPEDSIWYANWKVPDRKF, from the coding sequence GTGAGAGACGTACGCTGGGAGCGCATGTTCCCCGATGAACTCGAAGCCGCATTCAAAGCCTGTCCAGTCGTCTATTTCCCTTATGGCCTGTGCGAACCACACGGCCCACAAAATGCCGTGGGGCTCGACGCCCTCAAAGCCCACGGCATTGCCGTTCGCACCGCGCATAAACACGGCGGCATCGTCGCCCCGCCCGACTACTGGCATATCCACGAAATTGGGGGCTATGCCCTCTGGTCAGAACGCTCGGTTGGACAATCCAAACGATCCTGGCTAACCTGTATGCCGCCCTGGCAACACTTCAAAAACATCTGCTATCACATTCGTCAGGCCGACACCCTCGGTTTTCACGCGGCCATCCTCCTCACCGGGCACTACGGCCCCAACTGGCAAGACCTGAAAACCCTGTGCGAACTCATCCAACCCCATGTGGGCATGCGCCTGTATAGCCTACCCGACTTTGAAGCCAACCAACCCGGCTTTGACAATAACAACAACAGCGGTGGCGACCACGCGGGAAAAGTCGAAACCTCACTTCTTTGGGCCATGGAACCCGACTGTGTCGATATCTCCCGTTTACCACCCAAAAGTGAACCCGGTCCGCACTTTGCAATGGGCCAAAACGTCCGCGAATCCAATCGCCAAATTGGCGAACGCATGGTCAATGACGAAACCGAGTGGCTCGGCAACAAAGTTAGGGAATTACTCGCCGCGTATGAATCGGAAAAACCCACACAAAAACTACGCACCTTTGACCAGGTCGAACACATCTGGGAAACCGTTATCCGCCCCGAACTACCCAACTTCCTCACCATGCAAACAGCCTGGTCGGACGACGCCACGCTCCCGGAAGACTCTATCTGGTACGCCAACTGGAAAGTGCCAGACCGCAAATTCTAA